The following proteins are encoded in a genomic region of Sulfurimonas sp. HSL3-7:
- a CDS encoding alpha-amylase/4-alpha-glucanotransferase domain-containing protein: MKKVSLLLGIHMHQPVDNFSEAVDEAIALSYGPFFETMAKYPDFKFAVHCSGWLLEQIRSKHPRIFSDMKMLTQRGAIEWITAGYYEPVLSAIPSRDRQAQIGKLNRYIKKHLGTVPQGLWLTERVWESSLVPDLHASGIRYAVVDDYHFLSSGFDAAKMDGYYETEEGGYPLALFPISQPLRYAIPFFSVERSIDAILQYAKEEDSAAIIFDDAEKFGLWPQTHEWVYEKKWLEGFVEAVLEHESIETQHYSTYLEQQRSKGIAYLNNTSYFEMGEWSLRSEQTLALEALKEQVGTDYFDRMGVAFIKGGTWKNFFVKYHESNYLHKRMLSYSVQQENLKKSALESLYKLQTNDVFWHGVFGGLYLPNLRDNAYRYLLEIERTQAKKKIAYRVADIDMDGFEELKVLSKSLSTVFSCRWGGQMVEFGSLDALFNWQNTLMRRKEAYHEKILHPKEAPTVQKDEPDGDAIATIHSSSNRIDETLKAGLIYDWHPKHSFIDHFSPNPFDMETFRSASFHEAGDFANQPFELDAQTHTFTRSGGIHLDRKHATDLTKRYLFEDDGITLDLSCYSEYEGELYYGMEFNLHLAHPHLALLNGQKIGEGLCSSGLDTLSIIDTFTQKRVTLTCSRICDVSAYTLKTVSQSESGFDTVAQQISLLFSCPFRSKLQLKMKLEVSDV; encoded by the coding sequence ATGAAAAAAGTCTCTTTGCTGTTGGGTATCCACATGCATCAGCCCGTAGATAATTTCTCTGAAGCGGTGGATGAGGCGATAGCACTCAGCTACGGACCTTTTTTTGAGACGATGGCAAAGTACCCCGATTTTAAATTTGCCGTACACTGCAGCGGCTGGCTGCTTGAACAGATAAGGAGCAAGCACCCCAGGATCTTTTCCGATATGAAGATGTTGACACAAAGAGGGGCCATCGAGTGGATCACCGCAGGCTACTATGAACCCGTGCTCAGTGCCATACCTTCGCGTGACCGTCAAGCCCAGATCGGAAAGCTTAACAGGTATATCAAAAAACATCTCGGCACTGTGCCTCAGGGATTGTGGCTGACAGAACGGGTGTGGGAGTCCTCTCTTGTGCCCGATCTTCATGCTTCAGGTATCCGCTATGCGGTCGTCGACGACTATCACTTTTTAAGCAGCGGTTTCGATGCGGCCAAGATGGACGGCTATTATGAGACTGAAGAGGGGGGCTATCCGCTAGCACTCTTTCCCATCTCGCAACCGCTGCGCTACGCCATCCCGTTTTTCAGTGTGGAACGTTCCATTGACGCGATCCTGCAATACGCCAAAGAAGAGGATTCCGCAGCGATTATCTTTGACGATGCTGAAAAGTTCGGTCTCTGGCCGCAGACGCATGAATGGGTATACGAGAAAAAATGGCTGGAGGGTTTTGTCGAAGCTGTTTTGGAGCATGAATCGATCGAGACGCAACACTACAGCACCTACCTCGAACAGCAGCGCTCCAAAGGGATCGCCTATCTGAACAACACCTCCTATTTTGAGATGGGGGAGTGGAGTCTGCGAAGCGAGCAGACGCTTGCGCTTGAAGCGCTCAAAGAGCAGGTAGGTACCGACTATTTTGATAGGATGGGGGTTGCTTTTATCAAAGGGGGGACCTGGAAGAACTTTTTTGTCAAATACCATGAGAGCAACTACCTTCACAAGCGGATGCTTTCATACAGTGTGCAGCAGGAGAACCTCAAAAAAAGCGCCCTGGAGAGTCTCTACAAGCTACAGACCAATGATGTCTTCTGGCACGGTGTATTCGGCGGCCTTTACCTTCCCAACCTGCGTGACAATGCCTACCGTTATCTGCTTGAGATAGAACGGACACAGGCTAAAAAGAAGATAGCCTACAGGGTAGCCGACATCGATATGGATGGCTTCGAAGAGCTTAAAGTGCTCTCGAAATCACTCTCGACTGTCTTTTCATGCCGTTGGGGCGGTCAAATGGTGGAGTTTGGTTCGCTTGATGCCCTTTTCAATTGGCAAAATACGCTGATGCGCCGCAAAGAGGCCTATCACGAAAAGATACTACACCCCAAGGAAGCGCCGACTGTTCAGAAAGATGAACCGGATGGCGATGCGATTGCGACCATTCACAGCAGCAGCAACCGGATCGATGAGACACTTAAAGCCGGACTGATCTATGACTGGCATCCCAAGCACTCGTTTATAGACCATTTCTCGCCCAATCCTTTCGATATGGAGACCTTTAGAAGTGCCTCCTTTCACGAAGCGGGGGATTTTGCGAACCAGCCCTTCGAACTCGATGCGCAAACGCACACCTTTACACGAAGCGGCGGAATCCATTTGGACAGAAAACATGCGACCGATCTGACAAAGCGGTACCTGTTTGAAGATGATGGCATTACGCTCGATCTTTCCTGTTATTCGGAGTATGAGGGTGAACTCTATTACGGTATGGAGTTCAACCTTCATCTTGCCCATCCGCATCTGGCTCTTCTCAACGGCCAAAAGATCGGTGAGGGGCTGTGCAGCTCGGGTCTCGATACGCTCAGTATCATCGACACGTTTACGCAGAAAAGAGTAACGCTGACCTGCAGCCGAATATGTGATGTCAGTGCCTATACGCTCAAGACGGTTTCGCAAAGCGAAAGCGGTTTTGACACGGTAGCGCAGCAGATCTCACTTCTCTTCTCGTGTCCTTTTAGATCGAAACTGCAACTGAAAATGAAACTGGAGGTATCTGATGTCTGA
- a CDS encoding galactose-1-phosphate uridylyltransferase, whose protein sequence is MSEIRRDRLHNQYVLIAPERLRRPDLHVSKKEVLSGQRCPFCEGNETLTPPEIYAMRDNEANRAGWKTRVVPNLYKAVQVELEDKSRREGIFESIPGVGAHEVLIDSVCHECGIEGLGAEGIENWLRSMIIRINDLKRDMRLVHLSIFKNVGANAGATQEHPHTQILALPVTPQNELLFLERNMQYYRRHGRGKAEDIVENETADKKRIVEEVGDFVAFCPFASSFPFEVMIVPKRNIASLEACSRDDVADLSLLIRDLFQKLKRQLGDFDYNLFFRLAPLNPNFENEPYMANLHTNYRFTIRITPRIYRLGGFEIATGMAINPVPPEECAALLNAKEPL, encoded by the coding sequence ATGTCTGAGATCCGACGCGACAGGCTTCACAACCAGTACGTGCTTATAGCACCGGAACGCCTCCGCAGGCCTGACCTGCATGTGAGCAAAAAAGAGGTGCTTTCGGGGCAGCGGTGCCCTTTCTGCGAGGGCAATGAGACACTGACCCCTCCGGAAATCTATGCTATGCGTGACAATGAGGCGAACAGAGCGGGGTGGAAAACACGTGTCGTCCCCAACCTTTACAAAGCGGTGCAGGTCGAACTTGAAGACAAGTCCCGCCGGGAGGGGATATTTGAGTCTATTCCCGGCGTCGGTGCCCATGAGGTGCTGATCGATTCCGTCTGCCACGAGTGCGGCATCGAAGGGCTTGGTGCAGAAGGCATAGAAAACTGGCTGCGCAGCATGATCATACGGATCAACGATCTAAAGCGCGATATGCGTCTGGTGCACTTGAGTATCTTCAAGAATGTCGGTGCCAATGCAGGTGCGACCCAGGAACATCCCCATACACAGATCCTGGCGCTGCCTGTCACCCCTCAAAACGAACTGCTTTTCCTTGAGCGGAACATGCAGTATTACCGCCGTCACGGCCGTGGAAAAGCGGAAGATATTGTAGAAAATGAGACAGCGGATAAAAAACGTATTGTCGAAGAGGTAGGCGACTTTGTCGCTTTTTGCCCTTTTGCGAGCAGTTTTCCGTTTGAGGTCATGATCGTGCCCAAGCGCAATATTGCCAGCCTTGAAGCGTGTTCACGTGATGATGTCGCCGACCTTTCACTGCTGATCAGAGATCTTTTTCAAAAACTGAAGCGCCAGCTTGGTGATTTTGACTATAATCTCTTTTTCCGCCTGGCGCCGCTCAACCCAAATTTTGAAAATGAACCCTATATGGCAAATCTGCATACGAACTACCGGTTCACCATACGCATTACCCCGCGTATCTACCGTCTCGGCGGATTCGAGATCGCAACAGGCATGGCGATCAATCCTGTTCCTCCCGAAGAGTGTGCCGCACTTCTGAACGCCAAAGAGCCCTTATGA